The proteins below come from a single Garra rufa chromosome 25, GarRuf1.0, whole genome shotgun sequence genomic window:
- the cav1 gene encoding caveolin-1, with protein MTSGYKDGTPEEDYAHSPFIRKQGNIYKPNNKEMDNDSINEKTLQDVHTKEIDLVNRDPKHLNDDVVKVDFEDVIAEPAGTYSFDGVWKASFTTFTVTKYWCYRLLTALVGIPLALVWGIFFAILSFIHIWAVVPCVKSYLIEIHCVSRVYSICVHTFCDPLFEAMGKCFSSVRVTTAKVV; from the exons ATGACTAGCGGATACAAGGACGGGACACCTGAAGAG GACTACGCTCACTCACCGTTCATCAGGAAACAGGGGAACATTTACAAACCAAATAATAAAGAAATGGATAACGACAGCATCAACGAAAAGACACTTCAGGATGTCCACACCAAGGAGATTGACCTGGTCAACCGAGACCCAAAGCATTTAAATGACGATGTGGTGAAG GTGGACTTTGAAGACGTGATCGCCGAGCCTGCCGGCACCTACAGCTTCGACGGCGTGTGGAAAGCGAGCTTCACCACCTTCACAGTAACCAAGTACTGGTGCTACAGGCTGCTGACGGCCCTGGTGGGCATCCCGCTCGCCCTGGTATGGGGCATCTTCTTCGCCATCCTCTCCTTCATCCACATCTGGGCGGTGGTGCCTTGCGTGAAGAGCTACCTGATCGAGATCCACTGTGTCAGTCGAGTCTACTCCATCTGTGTGCACACCTTCTGCGACCCGCTGTTCGAAGCCATGGGAAAGTGCTTCAGCAGCGTCCGGGTCACCACCGCCAAGGTCGTGTAA
- the cav2 gene encoding caveolin-2 produces MGLEKEKMETSVIMDEDEFNRSIEPILGKKPNVYSEVQDRDPKDINAHLKVGFADIIAEPISTHSFDKIWIGSHTVFELVKYIFYRILTTFLAIPMAFIAGIVFGILSCIHIWVVMPVIQGCMMTLPSLHVIWTSLMDMFIGPFFYSIGRCLSSIDIKTVQN; encoded by the exons ATGGGTCTTGAAAAGGAAAAAATGGAGACCAGTGTCATTATGGATGAGGATGAATTCAATAGATCGATCGAACCTATACTTGGGAAAAAACCGAACGTGTATTCAGAGGTCCAGGATAGAGACCCTAAAGATATTAACGCGCACCTAAAG GTTGGTTTTGCAGACATCATTGCTGAGCCCATCTCCACGCACAGCTTTGACAAAATTTGGATCGGCAGTCATACTGTGTTCGAGCTGGTCAAATACATCTTCTACCGGATCCTCACCACCTTTCTGGCCATTCCCATGGCATTCATTGCAGGGATTGTTTTCGGGATCCTCAGCTGTATACATATTTG GGTGGTGATGCCAGTGATCCAGGGCTGCATGATGACACTGCCCTCCCTCCATGTGATCTGGACCAGCCTGATGGACATGTTTATAGGGCCGTTCTTCTACAGCATTGGACGGTGCTTGTCGTCCATCGATATCAAGACTGTGCAAAACTGA